The genomic DNA TCGGGATCGACCGGGGTGCCGAAGGGGGTCGTGCTGCATCATGGCGGTATGCTGAACCTCGGCCTGTCGATGGCGCGGATGATGGGGGTCCAGCCGGACGAACGCACGCTCCTCAGCTCCTCCCCCTCCTTCGACGCCTGGATCTCCGATTCCGTGATGACCTGGGCGACCGGCGGCGCCCTCGTGCCGATCCGCCGCGCCGAAATGGACGACACCGCCGGGCTCCGCGCCAAGATGGAGCGGCTGGGGGTCACCTCCGCCACCCTGCCGCCCTCCTACCTGCGGCTGTTCGAGCAGGCGGACCTGCCGACCCTGCGCATCCTGATGACGGTGGGCGAGCCGCCCAACGCCGCCGACGCCCTGCACTACGCGGCCCGGCTGCGCTACATCAACGGCTACGGCCCGACCGAGAACACCGCCGCGGCCAGCATCGGCATCCTGCGCCCGGACTCGCCCTGGATGAGCGCCGGGCGCCCGCTGCCCAACACCGCCATCCACATCCTGGACGAGGACGGGGAGCCGGTGCCCCCCGGTGCCATCGGCCATGTCTGGCTGAGCGGCCTGGGGTTGGCCATCGGCTACCTGAACCGGCCCGACCTGACCGCCGCCGCCTTCGTGGAGACGGCGAAGGGCCGCCGCTACCGCACCGGCGACCTCGGCCGCTGGCTGCCCAACGGGGAGCTTCTGGTCCTCGGCCGGTCGGACAGCCAGGTGAAGCTGCGCGGCCAGCGCGTGGAGCTGGGCGAGATCGAGCACCGGCTGGAATCCTACCCCGGCGTCCAGCAGGCGGTGGCCCTGGTGGACACGCCGCCGGGCGGCGCCCAGACGCTGTGGGCCTTCGTCAGCCTCGCGCCCGACGCCGCGGAGCCGACACAGGCCGCCTGGGCCGCCCATGCGGCGGCGGCGCTGCCCGCCTATATGGTGCCGGCGGCGGTGATCCGGGTGCCGGCGATCCCGGTGACGGTGGCCGGCAAGGTCGACCGCAAGGCCCTGCTGCAGACGTTGGCCGACCATGCGCCCTCCGAAGGCACGGCTTCCAGCGCCTACACCCCGCCGCGCAACGCGGTGGAGCAGCGGGTGGCGGAGCTGTGGGCGGAGCAGCTCCGGCGGCCCGTTCCGGGGCGGGAGGCCGGCTTCTTCGAGCTGGGCGGCGACAGCCTGCGGGCGATCGCCGTGGTCAACCGCCTGCGCCGCGAATTCGCTTGCAAGATCAACGATCTCTACGAAGCGCCGGTGCTGGCGGATTTCGCGTTGCGCCTGCGGCCCCAGCCGGACCATCTGCACCGCGTCATCGCCGCCGTCCGATCCCATTGGCGGGACTATCAGACGACCCTGCCCGCCTTCGACGCCGCCCGCGACCGCGCGCTGGCCGAGCAGCAGCGGGCGTACGAGGTGCGCAACGCGGCCTACGCCGCCTTCGATGGGACGGAGCGGCGCGGCTATAACGAGGTGCTGCTGACCGGCGCCACCGGCTATCTCGGCGCCTATCTGCTGCGGGAGCTTCTGTCCGATCCTGAGCGGCGGGTGACCGCCCTGGTCCGCGGAGGCGACGACGGGGCCGCCCGCGTCCGGCTCGGCCGTGTGCTGGCCGGCTATTTCGGAGCGGCGAACGGTGCCGCGCTGATCGCCGATCCGCGCCTGACCGTGCGGGCCGGCGACCTGCGCCGCGACGGGCTGGGCCTCGCCCCCACGGTGCACGGCGCGCTGGCTGAGGGGGTGCGCGCGGTCTTCCACTGCGCGGCCAACGTCAACCATTTCGGCCATTACGCGGAGTTCCACGCCGACAATGTCGAGGCGACGCGCCGGCTCCTCGACCTCGCCGCCGCGCGGCGCGGCGACCCGGCGGACTTCCACCTGATTTCCACCCTGTCGGTCACCGGCAAGGCGCCGGAGGACGGCTTCAAACTGGTCACCGAATACGACGCGGTGCCGGACGCCCTCGACGAGAACTACTACGTCCGCAGCAAGCAGGAGGCGGAGCGGCTGGTCACAACGGCGCGCGGCGACCTGCGCAACGCCAGCATCCACCGCGTCGGCAACGTCGTCTTCGCGGCGGAGGGCGGGCCGCTGCAGTTGAACCTGCGGGACAACGCCTTCTTCCGGCAACTGGCCGCCTTCGTGCGGCTGGGGGTGGTGCCCGACGATTCGCACGTCTGGCTGTGCCACGTCGATCGCGTGGCCCGCGCGGTGGTGTTGCTCGCCGGTGCCGCCGGCCTCGCCAACGAGACGCACCATGTGGAGAACCACCGCCGCGACACGCTGGCCGACTTCGTCACCTCGGCGGCGGGCATGGCCGGCGCGGTGCAAGCGGTCGGCTTCGACGCCCTGCTCGACCGGCTGGAGCGCGCCATCGGCGAACCCGAGATGGACGGCGCCCTGGCCCAGACGCTGGAGGGCTTCGGCCTCTACAGCGGGCGCTCCCCCCAGGCGCGCGGCCGGCGGCAGGAGCTCACCTCCGAACGCACGCAGGGGCTGCTCGGCCGCATGGGGTTCGGCTGGCCGCCGGTTCCCCGCGCCGGGCAGGCCGACATGCTGCGCGCCGCCGCGGACCTTTTCTCCCGATGAACGCCTTCGGAGCCATCATGCTCACCCATGTCCAGGATCTCGGCTTCCGCACCGGGGAATTCACCGCCGAGCCGCTGCCCTACGCCGAGACCGCGCGCGTGCTGGCCGTCCTGGCCGCCCGCCATGGGGCGGAGAGCGACGCCGCCGCCCTCGTCCCGGACGGGCGGGAGGCCGAGCTGCGCGGCGAACTGGCAGAGGCTGCACCCGGCCTGTCCGCCCTGGCCTCGGCGATCCGCGACCGGCTGGAGACCAGCCACAGCGGCGTGCTGATCCGCCATGCCCATCTCGACCGCCATGACCTCGACACCCGGCGGCGCCTGCTCTACGCGCTGGCCGTCGGCATGGGCGCACCGACCGCGACCGACCGGATCGACCGCAAGGTGGTGTGGGACATCAAGCTCCGGCCCGAGCTGGTCCGCAGCGGCGGCGCCTCCACCTTCTCCGAGCACGCCGACGAGGCCGACTTCCACACCGACACCCAGTATTTCCCGACCCCCGAACGCTACATGCTGCTCTATTTTGCCAAGGCGGCGGCCTGCGGCGGCGGGCGGTCCAGCCTGCGCGACGCGCGCTGCGTCCGCGCGGCTCTGGCCGGCAGCGAGGAGGGGCGCTGGGCGCTGGACCTGCTGTCGCGGACGGCGCTGCCCTTCCGCATCCCCGCCACCTTCACCCGCACCGGGTCGCGCGACGCGGTGGAGGTGACCTTCGCCACCGTCTTCGGCGACCGCCCGCTCATCCGCTTCCGCACCGACACGCTGCGCCGTGGGTTGGCCGCCCGCCCGGAGCACGACACGCCGGACGTCCGCCGCGCGCTCGCCATTCTCCAGGCGGAGCTGGACAATCCGGCGCGGCGGCTGGAGACCTTCCTGGAGTCCGACAGCCTGCTGGCGATGAACAATCATGAGGCGCTCCACGGGCGCGGCGCCTTCGCCGACCCGGAGCGTCACGCGCTGCGCATCCGCATCGATGACGGTGCTCCGCAGGATGGCGCCCCGCCGCAATCCCTGGCGCAGGATCAGGCACGATGAACCTCCTCCGCCTGCTGGGACGGCTCGGACCGGCGCCGCTGCGCCGGCTGGTTCTCTACGCCCTGGGGTCGGCCCTCTTCTCCACGCTGGTGCTGGCATTGGTCAACCGCGGCGCGGAGGAGATCGCCGCGGAGAAGGCCGACTTCGTCAACGTGCCTCTGGCCGCCGCCTTCGTCGCCAGCGTCCTCCTCTACATGCTCCTGGAAGGCCGCATGGTCGCCCACCTGTCGGCGGACGCGGAGGAGGTGGTGGACAGCCTGCGCATGCGGCTGCTCGATCAGATCCGCCGCGCCGACCTGTGGAAGCTGGAGCGCTTCGGCCAGACCCCGCTGTTCGAAAGCGTGACGCAGAGCAGCCAGCTCATCTCGCAGAACTCGCAGTTCCTGGCGCTGACGGTGCGCTCGGTCCTGCTGACCGGGACGATCCTGCTCTACATCGCCACCATCTCGCCGGTCGCCTTCCTGCTGATCGGCGGGCTGCTCGGCGCCGGGACGTGGTTCTACATCCGGCTGGGCCGCGCGCTGGAGGAGCGGCAGCGCGCCATGATGGCGGAGGAGGCGGCCCTGTTCGAAGGCGTGTCGGACCTGTTCGACGGCTTCAAGGAACAGCGGCTGAACAGCGCCCGCAGCCACGACCTCAACGCCGCCTTCGCCACCGTGTCCGGCCGCACCACCACGGCCCGCGGCGACGTGCATCTGCACACCTGGCAGCAGTTCGTGTTCGGCGAATGCGCCTTCAACCTGATGCTGGGCGTGGTCGTCTTCGTGGTGCCGTCCTACTCCAGCGCCATCTCGGCGGAGCTGGTGAAGATCACCGCCGCCATCTTCTTCATGTCGGCCCCGGTCTTCGGACTGATGCAGTCGCTGGCGGTGATGAGCGCCGCGGAGGCTGCCGCCGGGCGCATGATGGCCCTGGAAGGCCAGCTCGCCGAGTTGGCGGAGGCCGGAAGCGACGGCCCCGCCTTGCCCGTGCCCGTCAACGTCGCCGAGGTGAGGATGGAGGGGGTGGAGTTCGCCTTCCCCGCCCCGCCGGGCGAGCCGCCCTTCGCGGTCGGCCCCTTCGACCTGACCATCCGGCGCGGCGAGGTGATCTTCATCACCGGCGGCAACGGGTCGGGCAAATCGACCTTCATCAAGCTGCTGACCGGCCTCTACCACCCGCTGCGCGGGCGGATCACGGTGGACGGGGTGCCGGTCGGGCCGCAGCGCATCGCCGCCTACCGCGAGCTGATGGCGACCGTCTTCGCCGACTTCCACCTGTTCGCCCGGCTCTACGGCCAGGATGCCCTCAACCCTGTGGAGGCCGCCGACCTGATGCGCTGGATGGAGATGGAGCGGGTGACGGCCCTGGAGGGCGACCGCTTCGGGCGGCGCGACCTGTCCGCCGGGCAGCGCAAGCGGCTGGGCCTCGTCGCCGCCATCCTGGAGAAGGCGCCGATCCTGATCCTCGACGAATGGGCGGCCGACCAGGACCCGCATTTCCGCTTCAAGTTCTACCGGGAGGTCGTGCCGGAGCTGAAGCGGCGCGGCCTGACCATCGTGGCGGTGACCCACGACGACCATTACTTCGACGTCGCCGACCGCCGCCTGCACATGGAGGAGGGCCGCCTGACCGAACTCTCCCACCTGACGGAGGGCGTGGCATGAGGCTGGCCGCCATCGTCCTGCGCGAGCTTCCGGAGAATCTGCGCACGCTCGCCCTGATGAACGTCCTGTCGGCGATCGCCACCGCGGCGCTGCTGTGGCTGGTCGACGCCGCCGCCAAGGACGCCGCCAGGGGCATCATCAGCCCGCGGCTTCTGGTGATGTACGCGGTCACCGTGACGCTGTTCGGGGTGACCCACAATTACGCGCTGGTCACCGCGTCCCAGGACGCCGAGCGGCTGATCCACAAGATCCGGCTGCGCCTGTTCGATCTGGTGCGCCGCGCCGACCTCGTGACCGTGGACCGCATCGGGCGGGCCTCGCTGCATGGCGTGCTGACGCAGGACACCCAGACACTGGCGCAGACCCTGCCGCTTCTGGCGATCGGCGGGCAGCAGGCGGTGATGCTGGTTTTCCTGGCGGTCTATCTGGCTGGGCTGTCGCCACTGGCCTGCGTGATGGCCTTCGCCTTCGCCGGGATCGCCGTGGCCGTGAAGGTCGCGCGGGTGCAGCGCCTGCGCCGCAGCATGGTGGAGGCGGCGGCGGCCGAAACGCGCGTCTTCGACGGGCTGACCGACCTGCTGCGCGGCTTCAAGGAGGTGCGGATGAACCGCCGCCGCGGCGACGGGCTGATCCGCGACCTTGCCGACGCCTCGTCCCGGGCGCGGGCGGTGAATGTCGATATGAAAGAGCAGTGGGGCCGCAATTTCGCTCTGGTCGAGGCGATGTTCTACACGCTGATCGGCATGATGGTCTTCGTCGTGCCGCTGTTCACCACAGGCTATCACGCGGTGGTGGTGGCGGCGACCACGGCGGCGCTGTTCATCGTCGGGCCGGTCAGCACCGTCTCCTTCGTCACCCCGCTGGTCGCCCAGACCGAGATGGCCCTGTCCAACATCGAGGCGATGGAGGAGCGGCTGCGCGCCGCCGCCGGCAGCGCTCCCGACGAGGGGGCCGACCGCCTGCCCGGTCCGCCCGCCAGCGTCGCGCTGAAGGACGCGACCTTCGCCTATCACGATGCCGACGGTGCCCCCGTCTTCGCCGTGGGCCCCCTGTCCGCGGAGTTCCGGGCGGGCGAGATCACCTTCGTCACCGGCGGCAACGGCTCCGGAAAGTCCACGATGCTGCGCCTGCTGACCGGGCTGATGCCGTTGGGCGGCGGCCGGCTGCTCGCCGACGGGGAGCCGGTGCCGGCGGAGCGGATGCAGAGCTACCGCGACATGATCTCGGCCATCTTCTCCGACTATCACCTGTCGCGCCGCCTCTACGGCGTTGCCGACCCCGACCCGGCGCGCGTCCGCGCCCTGCTGGAGCGGCTGGAGATGCAGGACAAGGTGACGGTCACGGACGGCGGCTTCAGCACCGTCGCCCTGTCCACCGGCCAGCGCAAGCGCCTCGCCCTCGTGGTCGCGCAGCTGGAGGACAAGCCGGTCATCGTGCTGGACGAATGGGCCGCCGACCAGGACCCGCATTTCCGCCGCGTCTTTTACGAGGAGCTGCTGCCGGAGCTGAAAGCCATGGGGAAGATCGTCATCTGCGTGACCCACGACGAGCGCTGGTTCGGCCTCGCCGACCGCGTCTATCACATGAACGAGGGCCGCATCGAGGAAGGTCACGGCCACCATCACCTGTTCGCGCTGGAGCCGGCGTGATGGCACCGTTTCCCTCCCCCTGGCTGCAAGGTTTCCGACCGGTTTCGGCGCCGTGCCGCACCCTGGTCTGCTTCCCCTACGCCGGAGCCGGCGCCGCCGTCTTCCGTGACTGGGCGTCGGACGTCGGACCGGACACGGAACTGTTGGCCGTGCGCCTGCCGGGACGGGAGAGCCGCATCGGCGAACCACCGCTGCGCCGGGCCGAAGACGCCGTGTCGGCCATCCTGGCCGCGCTGCAATCGCTGGAAGACCGCCCGCTGATCCTGTTCGGCCATTCGCTGGGCGCGGCGTTGGCCTACGCCACGGCCCGCGCTCTGGTGGCGCGGGGGCGCCCACCCGCTCTGCTGGTCGTCTCAGGACGCCGGGCGCCGCACCTGCCGTCGCGGCGCTCCCCATCCCACGCCTTGGATGATGAGGCCTTCCGCACCCGTCTCATCGCGCTGGGCGGCACCCCGCCCGAGGTTCTCGCCTGCGACGAGCTGATGGAGCTGATGCTGCCAATGCTGCGCGCCGACTTCGTCATGTCCGACGGCTTCCACGAAGACGGCCCCTCGCCGCTTCCCGTGCCGATCCTGGCTTTCGCCGGGGTGGAGGACAACGAGGCCACGGTCGAGGAGGTTTCCGCCTGGGAACAGGTGGCCGGTGCGGCGTTCGCCCTGTGCACACTTCCCGGCGGGCATTTCTTCCTGCACGAAAAACGCTCTCTGATTGTCTCGCAAGTTCAACGATCGCATTTCTTGTGGAACTACCTTCAACGACCCACTTCAAATGGCAGAAACTTTGACGAAAACAACCAATTTCGTTAGCCCATATGACGGTGCCGCCGGCAAACGGCGGCGTTTTCGGAGCGGGCCGTCCCTTCGGGGCCGACTGTCGCCGCGAACCATTCCGGTGCGTGGCGTTCATTGCTGATTTTCTCTCGACAACATCCTTTTTGGAGCACCACAGCATGGTCAGTGAGAAGGAAACACCGGGCGGCAAGGCCAAGCCGGAAACGGCGGCCACCCCGGCCACACCCCCGGCTCCGGAGGCCGTGACGGCCGCCCCCGAAACCGCCCCCGAAACCGTCAGCGCAAGCACTGGCGCGTCCGAAGCCGCTCCGGTCGCCACCGAGGCGCAGGCGGCGGAAATCATCCGCAAGCATGTGCTGCTGTCCGCCGCCGCGGGCGTCATCCCGCTGAACTTCGTGGACACCGCGGCGCTCGCCGTCGTGCAGCTTCGCCTGCTGAAGGAGCTGTCGGAGCTGCACGGCGTCGATTTCCGTGGCGACATCGGCCGCTCCGCGGTGGGCACGCTGTTCGCCACGGTCGCCCCGACCGCGCTGGCCGGCGGCCTGCTCGGCTCCATGGCGTTCAACATGGCCCTGCGGTCGGTGCCGGTGATCGGCACGGTGACGCGGCTGGCCACCCAGCCGGCCTTCAACAGCGCCTTCACCTACGCGCTTGGCAAGGTGTTCCAGCAGCACTTCGCGTCGGGCGGCACCTTCCTGACCTTCCAGCCGGAAAAGGTGAAGGCCTATTTCCGCGAGAAGTTCGAGGAGGCCCGCGGCCGCAAGGGCGCCGCGCCGGAGGCCGCTCAGGCCGTGGCCTGACCGCCGCACCCGGACGCCGCCGCGGACCGGAAGGACGGGCGGGGACGCCTCCGCGCCTCCCCGCCTCCCTCCCGACGCCGTCACCCTTCCGCCCTGCTCCCATTCCAAGGCCGGACGCGCATGCCCCTCGTTCTCGTCATGCTCTATCTCCTTGCCTGTCTGGTGTGCGCCGTCATGGGCCGCAACACCACGATCGGCTTCATCGGCCATTTCCTGCTGGCCCTTTTCCTGACCCCGCCGGTGAACTTCGTGATCCAGGCGGTGGGCCGCCCCAGCACGCGGGAACGTGAGAAGATGCTGGCGACGAGACCGCGATGACCACCCTGGACCCGTCCGCCGGGGATGGCCTCGTCCGCGCGCCATTGCCGCAGCGCGCCGGCCTCTGGCTGAAACGGCGCAGCGTGTCGATCTACGCGCTGACGCTGACCCTGATCCTCGGTTTCCTCGCCATCGCACCCGCCGTCTTCGTCGAGGTGCCGTCCGGCCATGTCGGTGTGCTGTGGCTGCGCTTCTTCGGCGGCACGGTCACCGACCGGGTCTACAGCGAAGGCACCCACCTGATCTTCCCGTGGGACCGGGTGACGATGTACGACGTGCGCCTGCACACCGACACCCGCACCTACGAGGCGGTGGCGGCCAACGGCATGTCGATGACGGTGACCGTGGCTCTGCGCTACCGCGTCAACCCGCCCGCCGCCGGTCTGCTTCACAAGCTGGCCGGGGACGATTACGCGGAAAAGCTGGTGCATCCGGAAATCGCCAGCCTTGTCTACGAATTCGTGTCGAAGCACAACCCGGAGAATTTCTACTCGATCAACCGGGCGGACATCCAAGGCTTCCTGCTGACCGAAGCGCGCCGCCAGTTCCCGGCCCCGCCGACCGATCTGCAGGCGCTGAAGCTGCCGCCGGGCGTGATCGCCGACGATTACAGCTCCGTGATGATCCGGGTGGAGGATGTGCTGGTGGCCGGGGTCAGCTTCCCGCCGCTGGTCCGCCAAGCCATCGACCGCAAGATCGAGCAGCAGCAGATCATGGAGGAATACGACTTCCGCATCGCCCGCGAGGCCAAGGAGCGCGACCGCAAGCGGATCGAGGCGGAGGGCGTGCGCGACTTCCAGGACATCGTCGCCCGCAACATCACGCCGGAGTATCTGCGCCTGCGCGGCATCGAAGCGACGCGGGCCTTCGCCACCTCCTCGAACGCCAAGACCATCATCATCGGCGGGCGGGACGGTCTGCCGGTGATCCTGAACACCGGCGACGACGCCAAGTCGGGAACGGCGGCCGCACCCGCC from Azospirillum brasilense includes the following:
- a CDS encoding TauD/TfdA family dioxygenase; the encoded protein is MNAFGAIMLTHVQDLGFRTGEFTAEPLPYAETARVLAVLAARHGAESDAAALVPDGREAELRGELAEAAPGLSALASAIRDRLETSHSGVLIRHAHLDRHDLDTRRRLLYALAVGMGAPTATDRIDRKVVWDIKLRPELVRSGGASTFSEHADEADFHTDTQYFPTPERYMLLYFAKAAACGGGRSSLRDARCVRAALAGSEEGRWALDLLSRTALPFRIPATFTRTGSRDAVEVTFATVFGDRPLIRFRTDTLRRGLAARPEHDTPDVRRALAILQAELDNPARRLETFLESDSLLAMNNHEALHGRGAFADPERHALRIRIDDGAPQDGAPPQSLAQDQAR
- a CDS encoding ATP-binding cassette domain-containing protein — translated: MNLLRLLGRLGPAPLRRLVLYALGSALFSTLVLALVNRGAEEIAAEKADFVNVPLAAAFVASVLLYMLLEGRMVAHLSADAEEVVDSLRMRLLDQIRRADLWKLERFGQTPLFESVTQSSQLISQNSQFLALTVRSVLLTGTILLYIATISPVAFLLIGGLLGAGTWFYIRLGRALEERQRAMMAEEAALFEGVSDLFDGFKEQRLNSARSHDLNAAFATVSGRTTTARGDVHLHTWQQFVFGECAFNLMLGVVVFVVPSYSSAISAELVKITAAIFFMSAPVFGLMQSLAVMSAAEAAAGRMMALEGQLAELAEAGSDGPALPVPVNVAEVRMEGVEFAFPAPPGEPPFAVGPFDLTIRRGEVIFITGGNGSGKSTFIKLLTGLYHPLRGRITVDGVPVGPQRIAAYRELMATVFADFHLFARLYGQDALNPVEAADLMRWMEMERVTALEGDRFGRRDLSAGQRKRLGLVAAILEKAPILILDEWAADQDPHFRFKFYREVVPELKRRGLTIVAVTHDDHYFDVADRRLHMEEGRLTELSHLTEGVA
- a CDS encoding cyclic peptide export ABC transporter, with protein sequence MRLAAIVLRELPENLRTLALMNVLSAIATAALLWLVDAAAKDAARGIISPRLLVMYAVTVTLFGVTHNYALVTASQDAERLIHKIRLRLFDLVRRADLVTVDRIGRASLHGVLTQDTQTLAQTLPLLAIGGQQAVMLVFLAVYLAGLSPLACVMAFAFAGIAVAVKVARVQRLRRSMVEAAAAETRVFDGLTDLLRGFKEVRMNRRRGDGLIRDLADASSRARAVNVDMKEQWGRNFALVEAMFYTLIGMMVFVVPLFTTGYHAVVVAATTAALFIVGPVSTVSFVTPLVAQTEMALSNIEAMEERLRAAAGSAPDEGADRLPGPPASVALKDATFAYHDADGAPVFAVGPLSAEFRAGEITFVTGGNGSGKSTMLRLLTGLMPLGGGRLLADGEPVPAERMQSYRDMISAIFSDYHLSRRLYGVADPDPARVRALLERLEMQDKVTVTDGGFSTVALSTGQRKRLALVVAQLEDKPVIVLDEWAADQDPHFRRVFYEELLPELKAMGKIVICVTHDERWFGLADRVYHMNEGRIEEGHGHHHLFALEPA
- a CDS encoding thioesterase II family protein, whose translation is MAPFPSPWLQGFRPVSAPCRTLVCFPYAGAGAAVFRDWASDVGPDTELLAVRLPGRESRIGEPPLRRAEDAVSAILAALQSLEDRPLILFGHSLGAALAYATARALVARGRPPALLVVSGRRAPHLPSRRSPSHALDDEAFRTRLIALGGTPPEVLACDELMELMLPMLRADFVMSDGFHEDGPSPLPVPILAFAGVEDNEATVEEVSAWEQVAGAAFALCTLPGGHFFLHEKRSLIVSQVQRSHFLWNYLQRPTSNGRNFDENNQFR
- a CDS encoding YcjF family protein, giving the protein MVSEKETPGGKAKPETAATPATPPAPEAVTAAPETAPETVSASTGASEAAPVATEAQAAEIIRKHVLLSAAAGVIPLNFVDTAALAVVQLRLLKELSELHGVDFRGDIGRSAVGTLFATVAPTALAGGLLGSMAFNMALRSVPVIGTVTRLATQPAFNSAFTYALGKVFQQHFASGGTFLTFQPEKVKAYFREKFEEARGRKGAAPEAAQAVA
- a CDS encoding prohibitin family protein; translated protein: MTTLDPSAGDGLVRAPLPQRAGLWLKRRSVSIYALTLTLILGFLAIAPAVFVEVPSGHVGVLWLRFFGGTVTDRVYSEGTHLIFPWDRVTMYDVRLHTDTRTYEAVAANGMSMTVTVALRYRVNPPAAGLLHKLAGDDYAEKLVHPEIASLVYEFVSKHNPENFYSINRADIQGFLLTEARRQFPAPPTDLQALKLPPGVIADDYSSVMIRVEDVLVAGVSFPPLVRQAIDRKIEQQQIMEEYDFRIAREAKERDRKRIEAEGVRDFQDIVARNITPEYLRLRGIEATRAFATSSNAKTIIIGGRDGLPVILNTGDDAKSGTAAAPATAAPHETAAKEPDGLAARLTTLDEPPPENSAPEAPPDAAGR